The following are encoded together in the Rhizobium tumorigenes genome:
- a CDS encoding FUSC family protein, with protein sequence MTSNASRFPELGDVVFSLKTFIAAMLALAIALCFDLQNPYWAVGTVYIVSHPLSGASTSKAVYRLLGTAIGGTMTVILLPNLVNSPEVLTLAISLWMGLCLAVALLDRTPRSYVFMLAGYTTALTAFPIVATPEIAFTYAAARVIEIAVAIVCAAVVSRVLLPCHAGPVLATRIDAWLKDGAALALGTLRGRYDDPANAALVGRLSADAVDLHAFTTHVSYDTSSHRDMVDSARALQRRMIVLLPVTSGLADVLATLSRVTTYTPAMTRLIDAASDWLESGQPLSRDQRQTFLTLMEEAENDTGDRPPWAQLLVQNIVARMRDLIQIWSDCIDLKSDITSGSRHALRWNRFGSSLDTQPMHKDYGMAIYSALVAMLSTCIATAAWILTGWPQGSAAAMMAGVVCCLFAAMDDPTPAIRGFITASLAAVVAAFVLEFGIFPMVYSYWALSAALGLFLIPAGILMAKPKTMLLGLGFGVNLPNMLSLQGRLSLDLQTFLNSNTALIIGLVIACCTTALVRSVGAEWSARRLLHAGWADIAAATRRQNDRDVAGLLHRMVDRLGLAAPRLASLPASAALTPNDVLKDLRNGLNTVDLQRLKPSLSETDSAAVDAVLVSVANHYRAKRDAAGDASGNLLATLDRSLAILGADAISTEAAGARRAMTGLRYNLFPDAPIFAANENRAAPDVTNTEKAA encoded by the coding sequence ATGACCAGTAATGCAAGCCGTTTTCCGGAGCTGGGCGACGTCGTCTTTTCGCTGAAGACCTTTATCGCAGCGATGCTGGCGCTGGCGATTGCCCTCTGTTTCGACCTTCAGAATCCCTACTGGGCTGTTGGCACTGTCTATATCGTTTCGCATCCCCTGTCGGGTGCGAGCACGTCGAAGGCCGTCTATCGCTTGCTCGGTACGGCGATAGGCGGGACCATGACCGTCATTCTGCTTCCCAATCTGGTCAACTCACCCGAAGTCCTGACGCTCGCCATCTCGCTGTGGATGGGGCTCTGTCTTGCCGTGGCGCTGCTCGACCGGACACCGCGCAGCTATGTCTTCATGCTTGCCGGCTATACGACGGCGCTGACGGCATTTCCGATCGTTGCAACGCCGGAGATTGCCTTCACCTATGCGGCGGCCCGGGTCATCGAGATTGCAGTGGCTATTGTCTGCGCGGCGGTTGTCAGCCGCGTGCTTTTGCCCTGCCACGCCGGCCCGGTCCTTGCCACGCGCATCGATGCCTGGCTGAAGGACGGCGCAGCCCTTGCCCTAGGAACACTCCGTGGCCGCTATGACGATCCCGCCAACGCAGCGCTGGTCGGACGCCTTTCAGCCGATGCCGTCGATCTGCATGCGTTCACGACCCATGTTTCCTACGACACCTCCAGCCATCGCGACATGGTGGACTCCGCCCGCGCGCTGCAGCGCCGCATGATCGTGCTGCTCCCCGTGACCTCCGGTCTTGCAGACGTGCTCGCTACCCTGTCGCGTGTCACGACATATACGCCGGCCATGACCCGGCTGATCGATGCTGCGTCCGACTGGCTCGAAAGCGGCCAGCCACTCTCTCGCGACCAGCGGCAGACTTTTCTAACGCTGATGGAAGAGGCGGAAAACGACACCGGCGACAGGCCGCCCTGGGCGCAATTGCTGGTCCAGAATATCGTCGCGCGCATGCGGGATCTCATCCAGATCTGGAGCGACTGCATCGACCTCAAATCGGATATCACCTCGGGATCGCGGCACGCCCTGCGATGGAACCGATTCGGTTCGTCGCTCGACACGCAGCCGATGCACAAGGACTACGGCATGGCGATCTATTCGGCACTCGTGGCGATGCTTTCGACCTGCATTGCGACCGCCGCCTGGATTCTCACAGGCTGGCCGCAGGGAAGTGCTGCGGCAATGATGGCCGGCGTCGTCTGCTGCCTGTTTGCCGCCATGGACGATCCGACACCGGCAATCCGGGGCTTCATCACGGCGAGCCTTGCCGCCGTCGTGGCAGCCTTCGTCCTCGAGTTCGGCATATTCCCGATGGTCTACAGCTACTGGGCGCTCTCGGCCGCGCTCGGTCTCTTCCTCATTCCTGCAGGTATCCTGATGGCGAAGCCGAAGACCATGCTGCTCGGCCTCGGCTTCGGCGTCAACCTGCCGAACATGCTGTCACTGCAGGGACGACTGAGCCTCGACCTGCAGACATTTCTCAACTCGAACACGGCTTTGATTATCGGCCTCGTCATTGCCTGCTGCACGACCGCGCTTGTGCGCAGCGTCGGGGCGGAATGGAGCGCCCGCCGCCTTCTCCACGCAGGCTGGGCGGACATAGCCGCTGCGACACGGCGGCAAAACGACCGCGATGTTGCCGGGCTCCTGCATCGGATGGTCGATCGCCTCGGGCTTGCAGCGCCACGGCTTGCTTCCTTGCCGGCAAGCGCAGCATTGACGCCGAACGATGTCCTGAAGGATTTGCGCAACGGCCTGAATACCGTCGACCTGCAGCGGCTCAAGCCTTCGCTGTCGGAAACGGACAGCGCGGCCGTGGATGCTGTCCTCGTCTCGGTGGCAAACCACTACCGGGCAAAGCGAGACGCGGCAGGCGATGCATCCGGCAACCTGCTGGCAACGCTCGATCGCTCGCTCGCCATCCTCGGAGCAGACGCGATATCGACCGAAGCCGCCGGCGCCCGGCGTGCCATGACCGGACTGCGCTACAATCTTTTCCCCGACGCACCGATCTTCGCTGCCAATGAAAACCGCGCAGCCCCGGACGTCACCAACACGGAGAAAGCGGCATGA
- a CDS encoding iron ABC transporter substrate-binding protein: protein MKFSRSFFAGLTLVCATAAGPLAVSLAHAQDDGIVVYNAQHETLTQAWAEGFTKDTGIKVTVRNGSDMQFANQIIEEGAASPADVFLTENSPAMVLVDAAGLFAPIDADTLAQLPETFKAADGKWTGVAARTTVFAYDKTKLKEADLPKSMMDLADPKWKGRWGASPGGADFQAIVSAFLELKGEAETAKWLKALKENATSYKGNSVAMKAVNAGEIEGALIYHYYWFGDQAKTGENSKNVALHYFKNQDPGAFVSISGGAVLASSQHQKEAQAFIKWITGKGGQTVLRDGNSFEYAVGNGAQSNPKLVPLAELQAPKIEPSKLNSKKVTDLMTAAGLI, encoded by the coding sequence ATGAAGTTTTCCCGCTCATTTTTTGCCGGCCTGACGCTTGTCTGCGCTACCGCAGCAGGCCCGTTGGCTGTTTCCCTGGCGCACGCGCAGGATGATGGCATCGTCGTCTACAATGCCCAGCATGAGACGCTGACCCAGGCATGGGCCGAAGGGTTCACCAAGGACACCGGCATCAAGGTGACGGTCCGCAATGGCAGCGACATGCAGTTCGCCAATCAGATCATCGAGGAAGGCGCGGCATCGCCCGCCGACGTGTTCCTGACCGAAAACTCCCCGGCGATGGTCCTGGTCGACGCCGCTGGTCTTTTCGCGCCGATCGACGCGGATACGCTGGCCCAGCTTCCTGAGACCTTCAAGGCGGCAGACGGCAAATGGACGGGCGTTGCCGCCCGGACCACCGTCTTTGCCTATGACAAGACGAAGCTGAAGGAAGCCGATCTGCCGAAATCCATGATGGATCTTGCCGATCCGAAGTGGAAGGGACGCTGGGGCGCCTCGCCGGGCGGCGCGGATTTCCAGGCAATCGTCAGCGCCTTTCTGGAATTGAAGGGCGAGGCGGAGACCGCCAAATGGCTGAAGGCGCTGAAAGAGAATGCAACGAGCTACAAGGGTAACAGCGTTGCGATGAAAGCCGTCAATGCTGGCGAGATCGAAGGCGCGCTGATCTATCACTATTACTGGTTCGGCGATCAGGCAAAGACCGGCGAAAACAGCAAGAATGTCGCCCTGCATTACTTCAAGAACCAGGATCCGGGCGCGTTCGTCAGCATTTCCGGCGGCGCTGTGCTTGCCTCCAGCCAGCATCAGAAAGAGGCGCAGGCCTTCATCAAGTGGATCACTGGCAAGGGTGGCCAGACCGTGCTGCGCGATGGCAACTCCTTTGAGTATGCCGTTGGTAACGGTGCGCAGTCCAATCCCAAGCTGGTGCCGCTTGCCGAGTTGCAGGCCCCGAAGATCGAGCCGTCAAAGCTGAACAGCAAGAAGGTGACCGATCTGATGACGGCCGCCGGACTCATCTGA
- a CDS encoding MarR family winged helix-turn-helix transcriptional regulator encodes MKSLWAEFAPLLLVSGRGWRRALNIMLVEHNLSDATAAPLITLLRLGDRIPQGVLADRVGIEGPTLVRVLDGLESDGLICRVPDDTDRRIKLVELTPAGKIVAERCEKCAAKLRETMLGDIPPEQMLAALDVLRIISTKASSFTGASDDDQ; translated from the coding sequence TTGAAGAGTTTATGGGCCGAGTTCGCCCCGCTTCTGCTCGTCTCCGGCCGCGGCTGGCGTCGGGCTCTCAACATCATGTTGGTGGAACACAATCTGTCGGACGCGACTGCCGCACCGCTGATCACCCTTCTTCGACTGGGCGACCGCATTCCCCAGGGCGTACTGGCCGACAGGGTTGGAATAGAAGGCCCTACGCTGGTGCGTGTGCTCGACGGACTGGAAAGCGACGGCCTCATCTGCCGCGTGCCCGACGATACGGATCGTCGCATCAAGCTGGTGGAACTGACTCCGGCCGGAAAAATCGTCGCCGAACGCTGTGAGAAATGCGCCGCAAAGCTGCGTGAAACGATGCTCGGCGACATTCCACCAGAGCAGATGCTGGCGGCGCTCGACGTCCTCAGGATCATTTCCACAAAGGCTTCGTCCTTTACCGGAGCATCCGACGATGACCAGTAA